From Hemibagrus wyckioides isolate EC202008001 linkage group LG11, SWU_Hwy_1.0, whole genome shotgun sequence:
AACATGAATTCAGGTTAACGTTCGTgtccttgtgtgtgtatttcaggaGTGCGAGCAGAGACCGGTTCTCGCACGGCCGGATCACAGGGCTACGAAAACGAAGGCGTGCGTGGTCTTAAAGCCCTCGGAGTCCGAGAGCTCTCATACAGACTGGCGTTCCTGGCCTGCCATGTGGCACCGACCAATCCCAGGGTAAGATACCGCGTCCACATCCGATCATCACACAGGCTTGTAATGGGATTATaatgagttgtgttgtgtgtttagtttggcGGGAAGGAGATCCGTGATGAGGAGCAGACAGCTGAGAGCATTAAGAACcagatgtcagtgaaggagTGGGAAAAAGTGTTCGAGATGAGCCAGGACAAGAACTTGTATCATAACCTGTGCACCAGCCTCTTCCCCACCATCCATGGTATGTaaatgattacacacacacacacacacacgtttgtcaAAACAACTAAAACTTGAAGAGTCCAATGATTCGAATCCAAAGAGTCGATTCCCTGATTCTTTGATTGAAAATGAATAGCTGACTCCATAGACTTGAATCTTCCTTGTTTTTTGTATCTGACTaaatgttttcagtgtgtgAAATCAGAGAATTTCTTTTCGGAAACGATTCTTTGTGGAGTTGACTCATTTTTCAGTGAATCGACTCTTTGTTTTCAATGCATGGAATCAGGGAATTGACTCTTTTTGGTATAATGGTTTTGAACTAATTACAATCTACTTGATTCCATTAGCATCATGATAGTGTATAAGAAGCAttgcttaaaaaaaaggaaaagaattaACAAGTTTGTTCTTGTGTACAGGAAACGACGAGGTGAAGCGCGGCATCCTGCTCATGCTCTTCGGCGGCGTTCCAAAGACCACCATGGAGGGCACGTCTCTAAGAGGGGACATCAACGTTTGCATTGTGGGAGATCCCAGCACAGCCAAGAGCCAGTTTCTCAAGTAAGGACAACATTGTGACAGAACGGATAACAGGATTAACTGAATGCCGTTGACGTTGATGTGCTCTTTTTCTAATTATAATATACTAATATCAGTGGTGTTTATTTAACCGATCACAAAATATCATTGTAATTCAGAAATTTCAGTTCTGACTGCGTGTTTATTCTTGGCTCAGGCATGTGGAGGAGTTCAGCCCGAGGGCCGTGTACACCAGCGGGAAGGCGTCCAGTGCTGCAGgtctcactgctgctgtggtCAGAGATGAAGAGTCACACGAGTTTGTCATCGAGGCTGGAGCTCTCATGCTGGCTGATAACGTAAATACAACACCAATAACACTAttataactactactactaataaagaTAATAGAAGAGAACATAAATAACTTCATTATTTCAAAATTTAATTAGTAAAAGGAATATCTGTATATTGACCTGTGTGTTCAGGGCGTGTGCTGTATCGATGAGTTTGACAAAATGGAGATGAGGGATCAGGTGGCCATCCATGAAGCCATGGAGCAGCAgaccatctccatcaccaaaGCCGGTGTCAAGGTAAGGGTTAATGGTCAACGCACAGTTGGTTCAAAATAACCATGTTTATCCAGAAGGACAGTTGTGAGTAGTTTGTGTAGATTGTGGGGATAAGTTGTGTCTCCACTCGTAGGCCACACTGAACGCCCGGACATCCATCTTGGCTGCAGCGAACCCCATCGGTGGCCGCTACGACCGCGCCAAATCACTCAAGCAGAATATCAACCTGACCGCACCCATCATGTCCCGCTTTGACCTCTTCTTTATCCTAGTGGACGACTgcaatgaggtgtgtgtgtgtgaagcttaAAGTTACACCGAGTTtccctctgactgttacaaagcgctgacactggagactccttccgtgaATGTTAAATGTCCTTCGTTATTTTCCTCAGGTGACTGATTATGCTATAGCCAGGCGCATAGTGGACCTGCACTCCAGGATCGAGAACTCCATCGAGCGTCTGTACACTCTGGACGAGATTCGGAGATACCTGCTGTTTGCCCGCCAGTTTAAACCGAAGGTGAGATATGAGCTTAGCATCTCAGACACCGCTTCTCTGATTAACTGTGGATAAGATATATTAGATAAAGGAAAACAAAGCAGCAGCGTCCTCACGAATAGGTGTAGTCACTGTATTGCATTAAATGCAAACACCATTTGTGTTTTATCAGATCTCTAAAGAGTCCGAGGATTTCATCGTGGAGCAGTACAAGCGCCTGAGGCAGAGAGACGGCTCCGGTATCACCAAATCAGCCTGGAGGATCACCGTGCGTCAGCTGGAGAGCATGATCCGCCTGTCTGAGAGCATGGCTCGCATGCATTGCTGCGACGAGGTGGGTGAAGCTACGCAACCAgaaaaaagcacttttttcaTCTACCTGGTGACCCACAATGCACCTTCCTCACACTGTGTCTCCGTCTCATTCAGGTGCAGCCCAAACACGTCAAAGAGGCCTTCAGGCTGCTCAACAAGTCCATCATTCGGGTGGAGACACCTGATATCAACCTAGAccaagaggaagaggaggccatggaggaggaagaggagaaccGGGTGAACGGTAAAGGATTCCTGTTATTCTGTTATTATCATGAATCCTTGTTGTACCCCCAGTTTCCCcatgttttctgtttcttcagatTAAAGTTTTGCCACCCCAAAGTTTTTAGTAattgtttccatggttacaTGAGATATTCTCGTTAAATTTACTACTTGTGGCTGTCTCAACGTCCTGAATCATGCAACAGTGTATTATGTTTCTCATTCCACCTTCCGGT
This genomic window contains:
- the mcm6 gene encoding DNA replication licensing factor MCM6 — translated: MDIADPAVENAGQTVKDELAEKCQKLFQAFLEEFQNSDGELKYLRDTEELIRPERNTLLVSFTDLEGFNQELATIIQEEFYRIYPYLCRAVRNFARDHGNVPVTKEFYVAIQDMPTRHKIRELTTLRIGSLVRISGQVVRTHPVHPELVSGTFLCLDCQSVIKDVDQQFKYTQPSICRNPVCNNRRRFLLDTNKSKFIDFQKVRIQETQAELPRGSIPRSLEVILRAEAVESAQAGDKCDFIGCLIVVPDVSQLATPGVRAETGSRTAGSQGYENEGVRGLKALGVRELSYRLAFLACHVAPTNPRFGGKEIRDEEQTAESIKNQMSVKEWEKVFEMSQDKNLYHNLCTSLFPTIHGNDEVKRGILLMLFGGVPKTTMEGTSLRGDINVCIVGDPSTAKSQFLKHVEEFSPRAVYTSGKASSAAGLTAAVVRDEESHEFVIEAGALMLADNGVCCIDEFDKMEMRDQVAIHEAMEQQTISITKAGVKATLNARTSILAAANPIGGRYDRAKSLKQNINLTAPIMSRFDLFFILVDDCNEVTDYAIARRIVDLHSRIENSIERLYTLDEIRRYLLFARQFKPKISKESEDFIVEQYKRLRQRDGSGITKSAWRITVRQLESMIRLSESMARMHCCDEVQPKHVKEAFRLLNKSIIRVETPDINLDQEEEEAMEEEEENRVNGHDVPNGHAEGPVNGHENGHEHTNGVNGESHSSKPSLCLSFTEYRRISNLIVLHLRRAEEDEEEEALKKSAVVNWYLKEIESEIDSEMELINKKAMIEKVIHRLVHYDYILIELSQSGLKGSTESSEVQTQEDDVTLVVNPNYMLED